Genomic segment of Hydra vulgaris chromosome 11, alternate assembly HydraT2T_AEP:
tagataaaaaattaaaacgacTGGCACGTCGCGACTGggtattaagtttattttcattaagtTTTTACCCATCATCATCCCGTCcccatttatttactttaacgCAAACTTTAACGATGACGCGCTGCATCATCGTTTAAGTTTGcgtttttgagttaaaaaaaggggtataacaagaaaaaaaaaggtcttcgtCGTGATAAGGTTGAAGCAAAAAAATCTCGCTTTCCTTCGATTATAATGTATTGTTCAATTATAATGATTACTTATATATTAGGCAACCAAAAAAGTTCGTGCGGTTTTGcatattcataaataaatacacataaaaacagttttaataaagtttactCTGAAAAATAGTCTTTTATTTTTCACGATGGgagaaagttattttaaataactttctcCCATCGTGAAACAAGCTGGCAtattccatttttataaaagccTTAAGTTTGGtagctaaaaaatttaactaactTATTTTCGAGATCTTCTCTATTTCGAAACAGTCGATTCCTCAAATGATTATCCAGGGCCAAAAACAGGTGATAGTCGCTTGACGCAAGGTCTGGTTAATACGGAGGGTGAGGTAGAATCTCCCATTGTAAACGTGCTAGAGTTTCCTGTCATCGGTACTGGATCGTTACTGGCTAGCCAATGATATGTTCGTTTTTTGTTGCAGTACACAATCCATTTTTCGTCGCACGTCAAAAAATGGCACTAAATTGTGGCGGGAAAGCAATGAAGAACAAATGGTTAAGCGGTGTAGTTTGTTTGTTTCACTTAACTCATAAGGTACCCATTTGCTCAACTTCCAACGTTTTCCAAGTTGGTGCAAATGTAAACGAATAGTTTCATCACTCACATTAAATCTTAAGGCAAGGTCCTGACATGTTTGACTGGAGTCCTGCTCGATTGCCAGCTTGATATCCTCGTTTACGATGGATGGTCTTCCAGATCTTGGTTCATCTTCAAGGTTTTCATTTccagaagaaaattttttaaaccatttttgaCCCGTCCGTTCTGCTATGGTACCTTCCCCAAAAGCAGTGCATATCTTACGAAAAGCTTCTGCAGCTTTGGTTCCAAGTTTGAACTCATAAAGTAAACAGGCGCGAATTATCGCATCTGACACAGCCATACTCCACgtaagacttttaaatttaaaacgcactaataaaacttattaaaaaacacaCTGATTGATTCTCCTTAAAACAAGCTTTAATTTATATGCAAAATCATCCCCCCACCACAACCAGTTttcttaatacattttttagaaataggTAATTAGGATAAACCGCACGAACTTTTTTGGTTGCCTGATACTAATTAAACTTGTGTTTACTTATTTACTATGCGTTTACTTATATAAGTAACATagttaatataaactataacatGGACTTGATCTGTCAGTCAACAAAACGTCGAATTTGGTTACTCTAAATGAAATGTTTATACGTTATGCAGGATCGTCTACGCTACATTTCAAAATGCTGTTTCATCAATTACGGTCAAACCAATACTAGTTGCATTTACTGTTTACAAAAATAGCAGAGTTATATATAGATAActaagaagctctactaaaaatttaggagtcatttttactAAAGTAGAGCATTTGTCATTTTCTCAAATAATTGTTTCAAAACCCCTACAAATTCttggtatataaataaaatattaatttaattaataaaaatacaaatttcatACTACTTAGTGTCTATAAGGCAGCACCTTAAATATGGGCCCCTTAATTAAAACTGATATATAGCcttggttgaatctgttcaacgcaaagcaACAAAATAGGTTTCTAACTTAAGGCATCTTCAACATTCCACCACTTAAGCGCTTACAATGcgttctaatttaaaacattattttgatttacATAATGATATacatttttccaaaatttgttaACACTTTATAACGTGgtcaccattttaaaatatgatgtGAGtatcttttaaactaaaacatttttgaatataaatttaaatttttttttataaacaaaatgcaCATGCGCAAATGcatggttttttatatttacttaaagattttaatattgttaaaaatttaagttttgacCTACAAGATGGAAATCAGTTTAACGCAAACggttggttttttaaaattaaacctatttaaaaaactgCTCAATATGGATTGTATTGTAAAGGTTTTCAGGACGCAAATCAGCAGTAGGGATGgctcttttaaaaatactttacataatataaaagttcCTCAAACTGTAATTTACATTTAcgaactaatttaaaaaaatcataaaaaaaaaaacttaaatatgaaaaattttcataaataaattacgtAAAAGTAATATGCTAcgaaatgtaaatataatttacgaataaaataatatttttcaagtagaaattttttattttaaaagtaataacaaatctttataaaaattagttacataaaataaaatttaaattacataagcttttatataacattttatttaatttgtaaagtaaattaaaagtaatttatataaaataagtaggtaaatttacttatattctaCAATAACTTTGACAGGATTTTGTACAGCAGTAATGCAAAAAAGTAAAGTCTAGATTTCAGAGAAAGCTGAAACATCGCAGTGAGAAGGCGCATATATCAATGGGAGACTCAGAAAGGGTAGACTAATTGAAAGGCATAATTGATATAATCGTTAGTtctttttacagattttttgcttagaactttttattatttaaaaacagagGAGGGAAAATTTAAACCAGTCCTGGATTATGGGGTCTACAACCCCCTGTTCCGCAGATTTAGGAGCTCCGAAATTTTTAACAGGATGCTTTATTTTTGTAAggtttttaataagaaaaaaggcCACCTACTTAAAAGTATCATCAGACCCTGCAAGTCCTAATCCGGCACTGGTTTTAAGAACTGCGGTAATATATGGGCGTGAAAAATTTAGaactatttatgtaaatatctttatctgCGTGTAGTATCAGTGGCCTAACTACAACAAGGCTAGTGTACGCATCATTTACTGTCCCTCAAGCAACTAGGCCTGGGACCGCAAGGTTTAGGAGCCTTAAGATATGTTTAAagagtttttgttgttgttttttttagtaaaagttattGTTCCAGAGAAACAGAAATTGGGCACCTGGACCAGTAAGCCTACTggccaaaaatattttgctacgCCACTGTGTAATATACGTATAACCTAAGCAGTAGCTAAGCAATGATTTATACGTAGATTAAGAAATTAAACTTGTGGTGATGGGAGCCTGGAAAAAAACACCCTAAAACATTTACTACCCCtaacaaattaataacttttattttttattttcttacacTAAATTTAAGTCGCCaggttttaaaattcaaaattcaaaggttatgataatataaagtttataccCAAACCCAAATAAGGTGGTTGTTCATTCTAATGTGATATAAATAagaacatacttaagtttgggaCTTAAGTATGTTTTCATTTaccaaaagtatatttattattattattttttaatttatatattaatcataATATGAGatgagattttttataatatgagaTATATAAGATATGGCTAATATGCAAGCAATTTGGTATTAATATGCTCCAATGTATGATCGAgggcaataaaattaaaactgcaCGCCTTAAGGAAGTGTTGGATGCCAATATTGCcgcaattttaaaacaatctttCCAATTATGGAATTTAATTATGGAACAAAGACTTATGTTTAGAACTTTGATGGAAGAGAACATTACAAGAACGCACAtagcattttctttttttgtttttttacctacaGTTTGTGTAATTGTTGGgtgtttaaaagaatatatattatattacattatagttatattgatattatatttcaaaatttacgCAAGTAGAGATCATTATATTATTGGTTATCCATAAAGCTGTTACATGGTTTTTAACAACACCTTAAAAGACCTCATTTGTACgtaactatataataatactaCTAGTTAAAGATGCtgttaagtaacttttttcGGTTTGGTGACAAAAGGAATCGCCatgttttcaaattataaaacctttttagatTGCTTTTGACGTG
This window contains:
- the LOC136087102 gene encoding histone-lysine N-methyltransferase SETMAR-like, with the translated sequence MAVSDAIIRACLLYEFKLGTKAAEAFRKICTAFGEGTIAERTGQKWFKKFSSGNENLEDEPRSGRPSIVNEDIKLAIEQDSSQTCQDLALRFNVSDETIRLHLHQLGKRWKLSKWVPYELSETNKLHRLTICSSLLSRHNLVPFFDVRRKMDCVLQQKTNISLASQ